A genomic window from Haladaptatus caseinilyticus includes:
- a CDS encoding DUF7266 family protein: protein MMIDPGRMRAVIDRDRTGTSIDCNRGVSVTVNYALNLVVATVLIAGLLTATAGMVEDHRRDAARTELHVIGQRLSADTQTADRLVQVGGKTVVVETSLPERVAGVSYSVTVEPDAFVLKTTGPQVTVRVSFATATPVKETTTSGGSVTIVRTDDGELEVRG, encoded by the coding sequence ATGATGATTGACCCCGGACGAATGCGAGCGGTGATCGACCGTGATCGGACGGGAACGTCGATCGACTGCAATCGAGGTGTTTCGGTGACGGTGAACTATGCTCTCAACCTTGTTGTCGCGACGGTGCTCATCGCGGGACTGTTGACTGCAACGGCCGGAATGGTCGAAGACCACCGGAGAGACGCGGCACGAACGGAACTCCACGTCATCGGCCAGCGACTCTCGGCCGACACACAGACTGCCGACAGACTCGTTCAGGTGGGGGGTAAAACGGTTGTCGTCGAAACGTCGCTACCCGAACGCGTTGCTGGGGTTTCCTATTCGGTAACCGTCGAACCCGACGCGTTCGTACTGAAAACAACTGGGCCACAGGTGACCGTGCGTGTCTCCTTTGCCACTGCCACGCCAGTCAAGGAAACGACGACTTCCGGTGGTTCGGTAACGATCGTCCGAACCGACGACGGCGAGTTGGAGGTGCGGGGATGA
- a CDS encoding DUF7289 family protein produces MNDRAASETVGFVLAFVLVTATIGAVYATGIEGLHDAQRFEQVNNAERAFDVLADNVADVHREGVPSRATELRLGGATLDYRDPVTIRVQVNETGPSTRNATYVMNTNPLVYSGVEDSELVYVGGAVFRSSNGGSVMRREPGYVFDDERVVIPFLITYPRGDTDSISGDSTVLIVAYHQSAALDGQFRTGSTADVRTNVTVESPRAVAWKRYFERKGLTAIDGDATDGSVTYQLVTDRVVVPETVVEFELKR; encoded by the coding sequence ATGAACGACCGCGCCGCGAGCGAAACCGTGGGATTCGTTCTCGCGTTCGTTCTCGTAACGGCGACGATCGGAGCGGTGTATGCGACGGGTATCGAGGGGCTTCACGACGCACAACGATTCGAGCAAGTGAACAACGCGGAGCGTGCCTTCGACGTGCTCGCCGATAACGTCGCGGACGTGCACCGGGAGGGCGTGCCGAGTCGGGCGACCGAACTCCGATTGGGGGGTGCGACGCTCGACTATCGCGATCCCGTGACGATTCGCGTGCAAGTGAACGAGACCGGTCCATCGACCAGAAACGCGACATACGTGATGAACACCAACCCCCTCGTTTACTCGGGCGTCGAGGATAGCGAACTCGTCTACGTTGGCGGTGCGGTGTTTCGAAGTAGTAATGGAGGGAGCGTGATGCGCCGTGAACCGGGCTATGTGTTCGACGACGAGCGCGTTGTCATTCCGTTTCTCATCACTTATCCGCGCGGCGACACTGACAGTATTTCCGGGGATTCGACCGTTCTGATCGTTGCATACCATCAATCTGCCGCCCTCGACGGTCAGTTCCGAACCGGTTCTACGGCGGACGTACGGACGAACGTAACTGTCGAGTCACCGCGGGCAGTGGCGTGGAAACGATATTTTGAGCGAAAGGGATTGACAGCGATAGACGGTGACGCGACCGACGGAAGCGTCACGTACCAATTAGTCACCGATCGGGTCGTCGTCCCCGAAACAGTGGTCGAGTTCGAACTGAAGCGATAG
- a CDS encoding type II secretion system F family protein, which produces MSLGTATSNSGTSADRLADAFYPLYDRLFDENSDFAATLEEKLAEARMPETAELYVSRGLAVGTLVGLVLWLVGLLLGYLLVSVGFIGGGTWLGVPVSGATADVLNALKIPTLILGIGVVLGTVGFAAGFGTVVAIPYSRASARKREINMLLPDAISFMYALSIGGLNQLEILEAMARADDTYGEVSHEFRSIVQETEYFDTDYRTAIRKRALETPSNELGQFFTDMLSIVNSGGNMTQFLDDKKDKHMRTAKQEQELTLETLELFGEMYMTLSLFPLLLIIILVIMGIMGEAKQTLLYATVYGLIPLIGVGFLVLVSTVKQDDPGSGYLEPDNDGDQLETVSGAGLLHLGLVEEFIGEFSVFDRIKSREGTHTTIELLRRPHYFFRDNPLYVLGITIPVSMVLVASAVWTGAVPASVDEFISNPVWTTFVSVYVPLYVNGVPLAIFREWNVHSRRTVVRKLSDDLRKLSSANDTGLTLLESIKTVADTSSGKLSDEFDRIHAKVQYGMSMKTAFIEFNNRYHLPRLARTVKLISKAQEASSQITAVLTTAAQTSENQDDIARERRSRARMQVVIIIMTYLTLLAVMAILKTQFIDVMAGLAGQASNKDSPQGMSFGSSIDTTMLSMLFFHAVTIQAILSGFIAGYIRDADLLSGVKFAVVLPTIALVTFTFI; this is translated from the coding sequence ATGAGCCTCGGGACTGCGACCAGCAACAGCGGGACCAGTGCCGATAGACTCGCCGATGCCTTCTATCCGTTGTACGACCGTCTCTTCGACGAGAACAGTGATTTCGCGGCAACCCTCGAAGAGAAACTCGCCGAAGCTCGAATGCCAGAAACCGCCGAGTTGTACGTCTCGCGCGGTCTCGCGGTCGGAACACTCGTCGGACTCGTGTTGTGGTTGGTCGGGCTCCTTCTCGGCTACCTGTTGGTCTCGGTCGGTTTCATCGGGGGCGGGACGTGGCTCGGTGTCCCTGTTTCGGGCGCGACGGCGGACGTGCTGAACGCATTGAAGATACCGACCCTGATTCTCGGTATTGGCGTCGTTCTCGGAACCGTCGGTTTCGCGGCCGGGTTCGGAACGGTCGTTGCCATTCCGTACAGCAGGGCGAGCGCGCGAAAGCGTGAGATCAACATGCTCCTGCCGGACGCCATCTCGTTCATGTATGCTCTCTCCATCGGCGGACTGAACCAACTGGAGATCTTGGAAGCGATGGCGAGAGCGGACGATACGTATGGCGAGGTGTCCCACGAGTTCCGGAGCATCGTTCAGGAGACGGAGTACTTCGATACGGACTACCGAACTGCAATCCGAAAGCGCGCGCTCGAAACGCCCAGCAACGAGTTGGGGCAGTTTTTCACCGATATGCTATCCATCGTCAACAGCGGCGGGAACATGACGCAGTTTTTGGACGACAAAAAGGACAAGCATATGCGGACGGCAAAACAGGAGCAGGAACTGACGCTCGAAACGCTGGAACTGTTCGGCGAGATGTACATGACTCTCTCGCTGTTTCCGCTCCTGCTCATCATCATCCTCGTCATCATGGGCATCATGGGGGAAGCGAAGCAGACCCTGCTCTACGCCACGGTGTACGGGTTGATTCCGCTCATCGGCGTCGGGTTCCTCGTCCTCGTTTCGACCGTGAAGCAGGACGATCCCGGTAGTGGTTATCTCGAACCTGACAACGACGGTGATCAGTTGGAGACCGTCTCCGGCGCTGGACTGCTGCATCTCGGTCTCGTCGAGGAGTTCATCGGCGAGTTCTCGGTGTTCGACCGAATCAAAAGTCGGGAAGGAACGCATACCACCATCGAACTGCTGCGGCGGCCACACTACTTTTTCCGCGATAATCCGCTGTACGTTCTCGGAATCACGATACCGGTGTCGATGGTGCTGGTCGCCAGCGCGGTGTGGACCGGTGCGGTTCCAGCATCCGTGGATGAATTCATTTCGAATCCAGTCTGGACGACGTTCGTCTCCGTCTACGTCCCGCTGTACGTGAACGGCGTTCCACTCGCCATCTTCCGCGAGTGGAACGTCCACTCCCGGCGGACTGTCGTTCGAAAGCTCTCCGACGACCTTCGAAAGCTATCGAGTGCGAACGACACCGGGTTGACGCTCCTCGAATCCATCAAAACCGTTGCGGACACGTCCTCCGGCAAGCTCTCGGATGAGTTCGACCGAATTCACGCCAAGGTACAGTACGGCATGAGCATGAAAACGGCGTTCATCGAGTTCAACAACCGCTATCACCTGCCGCGACTCGCACGGACGGTGAAACTCATCAGCAAGGCACAGGAGGCGTCGAGCCAGATTACTGCCGTCCTGACGACTGCGGCACAGACCAGCGAGAACCAGGACGACATCGCAAGAGAGCGGCGATCCCGCGCCAGAATGCAGGTCGTCATCATCATCATGACCTACCTTACCCTGCTCGCTGTAATGGCCATCTTGAAAACGCAGTTCATCGACGTGATGGCTGGACTCGCGGGACAAGCGTCGAACAAGGATTCGCCACAGGGAATGAGCTTCGGAAGTAGTATCGACACGACGATGCTGTCGATGCTCTTTTTCCACGCCGTAACGATACAAGCCATTCTCTCCGGATTCATCGCGGGCTACATCCGCGATGCCGACTTGCTCTCCGGCGTGAAATTCGCCGTCGTCCTTCCGACGATCGCCCTCGTCACGTTCACTTTCATCTAA
- a CDS encoding DsrE family protein, translated as MKSVIHLISGDESEQDTALAIARNLLDDESGTIDDVAVVAQSKGIESVINGGDREERVLSLLDDGVPFKACTNTLDVMNLDESDLIDGVETVPEGAVEVTRLENEGYAYMRP; from the coding sequence ATGAAATCCGTGATTCACCTCATCTCGGGGGACGAAAGCGAACAAGATACCGCACTCGCGATCGCGAGGAATCTGTTAGACGACGAAAGCGGCACCATCGATGACGTCGCAGTCGTGGCTCAGTCGAAGGGAATCGAGTCGGTCATCAACGGTGGCGACAGGGAGGAACGAGTGCTGTCGCTGTTGGACGATGGCGTCCCGTTCAAAGCCTGTACCAACACGCTCGACGTGATGAATCTCGACGAATCCGACCTCATCGACGGCGTCGAAACCGTTCCGGAAGGGGCCGTCGAAGTGACTCGGTTGGAAAACGAGGGCTACGCGTACATGCGGCCGTAG
- a CDS encoding transporter, translating into MARTSTVVMLAGVVMFFIPEPITSGIGLLVILAGLAMRLLSIA; encoded by the coding sequence ATGGCTCGAACTTCGACGGTCGTGATGCTCGCAGGTGTCGTTATGTTCTTCATCCCGGAGCCGATAACGTCGGGAATCGGTCTCCTCGTCATTCTGGCTGGATTGGCGATGCGACTGCTCAGTATCGCCTAA
- a CDS encoding DUF7288 family protein: MDRAQAHTLEAFTAALLIVSAIIFSLQATAVTPLTASTSNQHIENQEEATADGLLSVTADDGRLREAVLYWNDTGRKFAGSNDDGIHANGGPPNGFGRTLNETFGNITSGGSRIAYDVFVVYRMPTNETRRKTMVYMGAPSDNAVVATRTIPLFDGDELTSPGGGTVGESFYAPDAAPNAALYNVVEVRIVVWRM; encoded by the coding sequence ATGGATAGGGCACAAGCACACACGTTGGAGGCGTTTACCGCGGCGCTGTTGATAGTCAGTGCTATCATCTTCTCGCTCCAGGCGACGGCGGTGACGCCACTCACTGCGAGCACGTCGAATCAGCATATCGAGAATCAGGAGGAAGCGACGGCTGACGGATTGCTATCGGTTACGGCTGACGACGGCCGACTCCGCGAGGCCGTCCTGTACTGGAACGACACCGGCAGGAAATTCGCCGGGTCAAACGACGATGGGATTCACGCGAACGGTGGTCCACCGAATGGCTTTGGCAGAACACTGAACGAGACGTTCGGCAACATCACGTCTGGCGGTAGTCGAATCGCATACGACGTGTTCGTGGTCTACCGGATGCCAACCAACGAAACCCGGCGAAAGACGATGGTGTACATGGGTGCTCCCAGCGATAACGCCGTCGTTGCGACCCGCACCATCCCGCTGTTCGACGGTGACGAACTCACATCGCCCGGCGGTGGGACCGTCGGGGAATCGTTTTACGCACCGGACGCCGCGCCGAACGCGGCGCTATACAACGTCGTGGAGGTTAGGATCGTCGTATGGAGGATGTGA
- a CDS encoding DUF7287 family protein has product MRAQTSIDFLVGMSVFLLTVAFVFMALPNSFVPFTGDESAELLSVDRVASHLSDGTLARRGQPGILNETCTTQFFGAPGACNPSDLNAALGVGSQQRVNVTIESNGAIRTVGGVELSAGPSVPTRGSVVVATRLVAIDGDEHTLYVRMW; this is encoded by the coding sequence ATGCGAGCACAAACGAGCATCGACTTTTTGGTCGGAATGAGCGTCTTTCTGCTCACAGTAGCCTTCGTGTTCATGGCGCTCCCGAACTCGTTCGTACCGTTCACCGGGGACGAGAGCGCCGAATTACTCAGTGTAGACCGGGTCGCTTCACATCTCTCTGACGGGACACTCGCCCGGCGCGGCCAACCGGGGATCCTGAACGAGACGTGCACCACGCAGTTTTTCGGTGCACCGGGAGCCTGCAATCCGTCGGACCTCAACGCCGCGCTCGGCGTGGGGTCACAGCAACGCGTGAACGTCACCATCGAGTCGAACGGCGCGATCCGAACGGTCGGTGGGGTCGAACTCAGTGCGGGGCCGTCGGTTCCAACGAGGGGTTCCGTCGTCGTTGCGACTCGACTCGTCGCTATCGACGGCGACGAACATACGTTGTACGTCAGGATGTGGTAA
- a CDS encoding type II/IV secretion system ATPase subunit, producing the protein MASDESEVFGGGGPDASPDGIHLADGAPARVALGTYTWEDFKAEYFYENGRPPTNWRGKSRPFPAEEFLGFAPEETTSRIRTGAKRATALGTYFEAFLVPEETSVSLGEYLWEHFRYEYYYDPGREKPHEKPRDVDGNVVEFDKATWLGFEEDELPKRLFRGAFAGNRGSERFEAFLDPATTPVTVGEYLWEHFRYEYYYDPDREKPHQKPHDGDGNVVEFEKAEWLGFEEDDLPDRLTEGAAKASVLLGIEDERTLDVPDELDEDAFFSTVEGHTTVVNRYDLEKAVAFPKKRHFREVDRYWVNKPFSFVCIFHSGKENETKYYLIEPYRTPIEDDLQAFLTGKLRTAIKYASDDVVAETDGKDRQTVIERETLRLLSRYDLYVPGDDEIAESLTALLTRYDNARETWNRYGAETRAQTDTAIRTLREETEPYFERFRKDDPAECGDERSTNADETTGESVPDFDDGEPTKPGDDGTVPEEPESDEIGDGPSNERESQPSSSTQGRLNELGTRWKALLEKHVGNESVRRGVRTRVEELIEEHEADDENCELDGIMARPEPALLAEDSDTLSEYQVEKLLYLLKRDFIGYERIDGIKHDINVEDISCDGYNSPVFVYHSDYEQIITNVHHGESELDDFVVKLAQRSGKGISKRQPQVDATLPDGSRAQLTLGREVSDHGTNYTIRQFKDVPFTPLDLINWNTFSLDEMAFLWLAIENHRSLIFAGGTASGKTTSLNAVSLFIPSNTKIVSIEDTREVELPQRNWIASVTRPSFSDDDKGDVDEFDLLEAALRQRPDYIVMGEIRGEEGRTLFQVMSTGHTTYTTFHADTVGEVLKRFTTEPINVSKTLFTALDLVSVQTQTRVKGSKVRRTKSLTEINHYDTENDEINVKDVFQWRAETDEHERLTGSNTLEEIKFDRGWNQDQLETELLMRRAILAYLLDNGLNEYTQVAATIQAFINDPDTILALVANETLEDSLADLREMESVLIDIDPKKEEMVPRPDPNEEIVQLSKDILAEADDRLFDQYRDMHVTGSDLAVALVDTANPTDEPTRDRASGGVPHTGDGRSDMDGHHFGEFEEATFADDEHSESAGEDDE; encoded by the coding sequence ATGGCTAGTGATGAATCAGAGGTGTTCGGGGGTGGGGGCCCCGACGCTTCCCCCGACGGCATCCATCTCGCAGACGGGGCACCCGCCCGTGTCGCTCTCGGTACGTACACGTGGGAGGATTTCAAGGCGGAGTATTTCTACGAGAACGGGAGACCACCGACGAATTGGCGTGGGAAATCCCGTCCGTTTCCGGCCGAGGAATTTCTCGGGTTCGCCCCGGAAGAAACCACGTCACGCATCAGAACGGGGGCGAAACGCGCAACCGCACTTGGGACATATTTCGAGGCATTTCTCGTCCCGGAAGAAACGTCGGTTTCACTCGGCGAGTATCTCTGGGAGCATTTTCGCTACGAATATTACTACGACCCCGGCCGCGAGAAACCCCACGAAAAGCCCCGCGACGTGGACGGGAACGTCGTCGAATTCGACAAAGCGACGTGGCTCGGGTTCGAGGAGGACGAACTCCCGAAACGTCTCTTTCGGGGCGCGTTCGCCGGAAATCGCGGAAGCGAACGATTCGAGGCGTTTCTCGATCCAGCCACGACACCCGTCACGGTCGGCGAGTACCTCTGGGAGCATTTTCGCTACGAATACTACTACGACCCCGACCGCGAGAAACCCCACCAAAAACCACATGACGGGGATGGAAACGTCGTCGAGTTCGAGAAGGCAGAGTGGCTCGGATTCGAGGAGGATGACCTACCGGATCGTCTCACCGAGGGTGCGGCCAAGGCGAGCGTCCTCCTCGGAATCGAAGACGAACGGACGCTCGATGTCCCCGACGAGTTGGACGAGGACGCCTTTTTTTCGACCGTCGAGGGCCACACGACGGTCGTCAATCGCTACGACTTGGAGAAGGCGGTTGCCTTCCCGAAAAAGAGGCACTTTCGCGAAGTAGACCGCTACTGGGTGAACAAACCCTTCTCGTTCGTCTGTATTTTTCACTCGGGGAAGGAAAACGAGACGAAATACTACCTCATCGAACCGTATCGAACACCGATCGAAGACGACCTGCAAGCGTTTCTCACCGGCAAACTCCGGACCGCCATCAAATACGCGAGCGACGACGTGGTCGCGGAAACCGACGGGAAAGACCGTCAAACCGTCATCGAACGGGAAACCCTTCGATTGCTCTCGCGCTACGACCTCTACGTGCCCGGCGACGACGAAATAGCTGAAAGCCTCACGGCACTGCTGACCCGGTACGACAACGCTCGTGAAACGTGGAACCGGTACGGAGCCGAAACGCGAGCACAAACCGATACGGCGATTCGAACGCTTCGCGAGGAGACTGAACCGTACTTCGAACGGTTCCGGAAGGACGACCCAGCAGAATGTGGGGACGAACGGAGTACCAACGCGGATGAAACAACTGGGGAATCTGTGCCCGATTTCGACGACGGAGAACCGACGAAACCGGGCGACGATGGAACCGTCCCCGAGGAACCGGAATCGGACGAAATCGGGGATGGACCGTCAAACGAACGGGAATCCCAACCGTCATCCTCTACGCAAGGTCGTCTGAACGAGCTCGGAACGCGCTGGAAGGCCCTGCTCGAGAAACACGTCGGCAACGAAAGTGTACGACGGGGAGTACGAACGCGAGTCGAAGAACTCATCGAGGAGCACGAGGCCGACGATGAGAACTGCGAACTCGATGGGATCATGGCACGTCCCGAACCGGCCTTGCTGGCGGAGGATTCCGATACCCTCTCCGAGTATCAGGTCGAAAAATTGCTGTACCTACTGAAGCGGGATTTCATCGGCTACGAGCGAATCGACGGCATCAAACACGACATCAACGTGGAGGATATCTCCTGTGACGGCTACAATTCCCCGGTGTTCGTCTACCACTCCGACTACGAACAGATAATCACGAACGTCCATCACGGGGAAAGCGAGTTGGACGACTTCGTCGTCAAGCTCGCACAGCGGTCGGGGAAAGGTATCAGTAAACGGCAGCCGCAGGTGGATGCGACGCTGCCCGATGGCTCCCGCGCCCAGTTGACCCTCGGCCGGGAGGTGTCCGACCACGGGACGAACTACACCATTCGTCAGTTCAAGGACGTGCCGTTCACGCCACTCGACCTGATCAACTGGAACACCTTCTCGCTAGACGAAATGGCGTTTCTCTGGTTGGCCATCGAAAACCATCGGTCGCTTATCTTCGCAGGGGGTACCGCGTCCGGAAAAACGACCAGTCTGAATGCAGTGTCACTGTTCATTCCTAGCAACACGAAAATCGTCTCCATCGAGGACACCCGCGAGGTCGAACTCCCACAGCGAAACTGGATTGCGAGCGTCACTCGTCCCTCCTTCTCCGACGACGACAAGGGCGACGTGGACGAGTTCGATCTGCTCGAGGCTGCTCTCCGCCAGCGACCCGACTACATCGTGATGGGGGAGATTCGGGGCGAAGAAGGTCGAACCCTCTTCCAAGTCATGTCCACCGGACACACGACCTACACGACTTTCCACGCGGATACCGTCGGCGAGGTTCTCAAGCGATTCACCACGGAACCCATCAACGTATCGAAAACGCTGTTCACCGCGCTCGACCTCGTTTCCGTTCAGACACAGACACGGGTCAAGGGAAGCAAAGTCAGGCGGACGAAGTCACTCACGGAAATAAATCACTACGATACCGAGAACGACGAGATCAACGTCAAGGACGTGTTCCAGTGGCGTGCGGAGACAGACGAACACGAACGTCTCACCGGGTCGAACACGCTGGAGGAGATCAAGTTCGACCGCGGGTGGAATCAGGACCAGCTCGAGACGGAACTGCTCATGCGGCGAGCCATCCTCGCATATCTCCTCGATAACGGGCTGAACGAGTACACACAGGTGGCCGCGACGATTCAGGCGTTCATCAACGATCCGGACACTATCCTCGCACTGGTCGCAAACGAGACGCTCGAAGACAGTCTCGCCGATCTTCGCGAGATGGAAAGCGTCCTCATCGATATCGATCCGAAAAAGGAGGAGATGGTGCCACGACCCGACCCGAACGAGGAAATCGTCCAACTCTCGAAGGACATCCTCGCCGAGGCGGACGACCGACTGTTCGACCAGTATCGCGATATGCACGTCACTGGAAGCGACCTCGCAGTCGCGTTAGTCGATACCGCGAACCCCACGGACGAACCGACTCGCGATCGCGCGTCCGGCGGGGTACCACACACTGGCGACGGGAGATCCGACATGGACGGCCATCACTTCGGCGAGTTCGAGGAAGCGACGTTCGCAGACGACGAACATTCTGAAAGCGCAGGGGAGGACGACGAATGA
- a CDS encoding DUF7289 family protein gives MVHPSTRAQSETVGVVLLLLITLAGTGAIVAYGSSMLDDSKRVTELDSAEHAMTQLDSKASLVGIGETDMQKVNLGVRNDGRTITRSRDGWMRIEVDPDDGVAVEVMNQTLGSIVYRNERTSIAYQGGGVWRHDGDGSTMVSPPEFHYRKTTLTLPLVTVGGEGALDSRLEVRKNGSVEPKFPLAESEKTNPLSEATVNVTVQSDYYLAWGQFFERRTGGEVQYDDVAKTVTLTLVTPTKAPKIKQGLASTSPQELTIKGSGGNPSFTDSYNSSVGTYSMTSGSNGTIKTVGGVTMRGGAEIRGDLVSGGGQIELKSGNSAVRGNISYGGSEPELHKKASVDGWVANNGSVDTIDPVDKMIDHEIEAVGDENDNDATTAIEGSKLDTSTVTWTLTAGDYHLDSLSLTGSDELVFDLSDGDVDLVVDGDVSVNGGKIRVVAPQNGTANVYMGGTTLSVTNGANVSVSGDRSPAFRIYGPPGTNADFSDAKFTGVLYAPNSDSHRGRISVTTHSSVFGALVGGQTLLQSGGVVHYDQSLVQAQTLPAEYTAIPRVTYMHVSVNRVNVTSV, from the coding sequence ATGGTACACCCGTCAACTCGCGCACAGAGCGAAACGGTGGGCGTCGTCCTTCTTCTTTTGATCACGCTCGCGGGGACGGGAGCCATCGTCGCCTACGGATCATCAATGTTAGACGATTCGAAACGAGTGACCGAACTCGACAGCGCGGAGCACGCGATGACACAACTGGACTCCAAAGCCAGTTTGGTGGGTATCGGCGAGACGGATATGCAAAAAGTGAACCTTGGCGTACGAAACGATGGGCGGACGATTACCCGCAGTCGAGACGGTTGGATGCGCATCGAAGTGGACCCCGACGATGGGGTGGCAGTAGAAGTGATGAATCAAACGCTCGGGTCGATCGTCTATCGAAACGAGCGAACGTCCATCGCCTATCAAGGAGGGGGTGTGTGGCGTCATGATGGGGACGGTTCGACGATGGTTTCACCCCCTGAATTTCACTACCGCAAAACGACACTCACGCTCCCACTCGTTACTGTCGGTGGCGAAGGTGCACTCGACTCGCGCCTCGAAGTTAGAAAAAACGGAAGCGTCGAGCCAAAATTTCCGCTCGCCGAATCAGAAAAAACCAACCCACTCTCTGAAGCGACGGTAAACGTCACTGTCCAGAGCGACTACTATCTGGCATGGGGACAGTTTTTCGAACGGCGGACTGGTGGCGAAGTCCAGTACGACGACGTTGCAAAAACGGTGACACTCACCCTCGTCACGCCGACGAAAGCCCCGAAAATAAAACAAGGTCTGGCGTCTACCTCGCCACAGGAACTCACCATCAAAGGGTCCGGTGGTAATCCGTCGTTCACCGATAGCTACAATTCCTCGGTCGGAACGTACAGCATGACCAGCGGGTCGAATGGAACTATCAAGACCGTCGGCGGCGTCACGATGCGTGGCGGGGCCGAGATTCGCGGTGATCTCGTTTCCGGTGGGGGACAGATAGAGTTAAAAAGCGGCAATAGCGCAGTGAGGGGAAATATCTCCTATGGCGGGAGCGAACCGGAACTACACAAAAAAGCAAGCGTCGATGGCTGGGTCGCAAATAACGGAAGTGTCGACACGATCGACCCTGTCGATAAGATGATCGATCACGAAATCGAAGCGGTCGGTGACGAAAACGACAATGATGCCACGACCGCCATTGAAGGGTCGAAACTGGATACATCGACCGTCACGTGGACGCTTACCGCGGGCGATTACCACCTCGACTCGCTCTCACTCACCGGTAGCGACGAACTCGTTTTTGACCTTTCCGACGGAGATGTCGACCTCGTCGTCGATGGCGATGTGAGCGTAAACGGTGGGAAAATTCGAGTCGTCGCACCGCAAAACGGTACTGCGAACGTCTACATGGGCGGAACCACGCTGTCGGTGACCAATGGAGCGAACGTATCTGTATCCGGTGACCGTTCACCTGCATTCAGAATCTACGGTCCCCCGGGGACGAACGCCGACTTTTCCGATGCGAAGTTTACTGGGGTCCTGTACGCTCCGAACTCCGATAGCCATCGAGGACGGATCTCGGTGACGACACACTCGAGCGTCTTTGGTGCGCTGGTCGGTGGACAGACGCTTCTCCAATCGGGCGGCGTCGTTCATTACGATCAGTCGCTCGTCCAGGCCCAGACACTCCCGGCGGAGTACACCGCGATTCCGCGAGTCACCTACATGCATGTCTCGGTCAACCGAGTGAACGTCACGTCTGTCTGA
- a CDS encoding DUF7261 family protein produces MSVRIRGTDRGQLILVTGLAIAAILVALVLLLNTVIYTENLATRGADVGGHDVVEFRNLATDGVGAVVVHENQANHSSPGAVTTNATDGIRRYADLSERYYLERASVVEVSNLTVSTGMALRHRNGTRTFTSKSGAKNWTLATNIGEGQLRRFQFELAREPLASSPSQSFRIVLDDGDDAWRAFVYRQAGDIVVATNTDAGGSPTPVCSATTAKTTFSLTDETFAEEPCPIDFAGGLDDPYSVEYRYGNEANGTYSVVVNTSAGAGVTATNFVTDGSNSSPYTSHAVYSATFDSYFRTPKLTYAERIRVAPGEHDD; encoded by the coding sequence ATGTCGGTTCGTATACGAGGTACCGACCGCGGGCAACTCATCCTCGTGACGGGGCTTGCTATCGCGGCCATTCTGGTCGCACTCGTCCTTCTGCTCAACACGGTCATCTATACCGAAAACCTCGCCACCCGCGGCGCGGATGTCGGTGGTCATGACGTGGTCGAGTTCCGAAACCTCGCCACGGACGGAGTCGGGGCAGTTGTCGTTCACGAGAATCAGGCTAACCACTCGTCGCCGGGAGCCGTGACCACGAACGCTACGGACGGTATCCGTCGATATGCCGATCTATCGGAACGGTACTATCTCGAACGCGCTTCAGTGGTTGAAGTATCGAACCTCACCGTTTCGACCGGGATGGCGTTACGCCATCGGAACGGAACGCGAACGTTCACCAGCAAAAGCGGGGCAAAAAACTGGACGCTGGCGACGAACATCGGCGAGGGTCAACTCCGGCGATTCCAGTTCGAACTGGCACGGGAACCACTCGCATCGTCGCCGTCCCAGTCGTTCCGAATCGTCCTCGATGACGGCGACGACGCGTGGCGTGCGTTCGTCTATCGGCAGGCGGGCGATATCGTCGTCGCCACGAACACGGATGCGGGTGGTTCACCGACCCCGGTTTGCTCGGCGACGACCGCGAAAACCACGTTCTCACTTACCGACGAGACGTTTGCCGAGGAACCCTGTCCGATAGATTTCGCTGGTGGGCTGGACGACCCGTACTCGGTCGAATACCGATACGGAAACGAGGCGAACGGGACCTACTCCGTCGTCGTGAACACGTCGGCCGGCGCGGGAGTGACCGCCACGAACTTCGTAACAGATGGCTCCAATTCATCGCCATACACCAGCCACGCCGTCTACAGTGCGACGTTCGACAGCTACTTTCGGACGCCGAAACTGACCTACGCCGAGCGTATTCGGGTCGCCCCGGGTGAGCATGATGATTGA